CTGACAGGTCAGCGTGCCGAGAAAGGGCAACGCCCGCAGCTCGGCCTCGACGCCTTCGCGCACCCCGACCGACGAGCAGTCATTGGTGCGTAAGCCGCCCTGGGCGCGTACGGCAACCCGGGGTGCTGTCCGGTCGTCGCGCGAGGCAGCAAAGGACATGCGCCAATTCTCGATGCCCGCTACTAAGGCGTCCAGCGCATAGATATGATCTGATCAATCATTGAAGGTGATTAATTTGAATCTGCAGCAGCTGCGCTACGTGCTGGCCGTGGCTGAAACACGGAGTTTCACCCGAGCGGCGGACGGTCTTTTTGTGGTCCAATCCGCGCTGAGTCAGCAGGTGCGCAAGCTGGAGAGCGAGTTGGGTGTGCAGATCTTCAACCGCACCACGCGATCGGTCTCGCTGACGCCGGCCGGCGAATCCCTTGTCCCGTTGTTGCGGCAGGTCATCGCGGGAGTCGATCAGATCATCGTGGATGCGCAGGCATTGCGCGGAACGGTGACGGGGCGACTGACCGTCGGGATGATGGAGATCCCGTCGGAAAGCCTGGACATGGCCGCCCTGATGGCCATGTTCCACGCGCGCTATCCCGACGTGTCGGTGACGCTACGCAGCGGGGGCAGCGACCTTCTCGTCCAAGCCACCCGCGACCGCAAGCTCGATGTGGCCATCGTCGGCTCGAATGTGGCGCGATCGGGCGACCAGATCTCCTTCGACCACTTGTTCTCCGAGTCGCTCGTCGCGGTGCTGTCGATACAACATCTGCTCGCCGCCCGCCCGTCGGTCTCACTCGGTGAGTTGGCGGAGCTGCCCTTCATCGACTTCCCGCCGGGCTATGGGCTCCGTCACGAGACCGACCGCGGCTTTGCCGGAATTCAGCGTCGCGTCGCATTCGAAGTCACCCGCGTCGACGAGGTCATACATTTCGTGTGCCAGGGCCTCGGCGTGGCGCTGCTGCCCGAATCGGTGGCACGCAATCGGGCGCAAACCAATGCCAGCCTCGTCCTGATTCCGGTACAGGGCGCGGTGCTGCGCAGAGAGGTTCATCTCGTCGCACCACAGGCGGCGCTACGTTCCGCGGCAACGAACGCGTTCATCGATTGCGTGCACGAACACATCGCCCGCAAGGCGACGGCCTGACTCTAGGACCCCTCCCGGGCGGGTTGCGGCGGCATCGAGCGTCCCACCTCCACCGCACCGTGGATCTCCACGGTGCCGCCGGTCGCGTGGTGCTGTCGCTGCCAATCGCTGATCGCCTGATGCGCGGCGTGGTCCAGATAACTCACCAGCAGGTGGACGGTGACATTGGTGCGCTCCGGGATCGACGACAGCACCCGAGTCAGCCGAGGCAGAGCCAGAAAAGTGCACGCTCCCTCGACGACCACCCGCCATTCGTCGTCCGCGAATTGGGCATCGATCCTGGTGCGGATTACCCGCCAACCGGTGAGGGCGATCGCCAGGGCGAAGCCGATCATGACCCCGTGCAGCAGGTTGAGAAAGACAACCGCCGCGACGGTCACCAGATAGATAGTGAAATCGCCTGTCTTCATTGCGGATTCAATGTGCGCGGGCTGCAACAGCTGCATCCCGATGACGATCAACAGCCCGGCCAGTGCCGCGGTCGGAATCTGCTCCACCAATCCGGCGAACGGCAATGCGAACACCAAGATCCAGACCCCG
This Mycobacterium simiae DNA region includes the following protein-coding sequences:
- a CDS encoding LysR family transcriptional regulator, whose translation is MNLQQLRYVLAVAETRSFTRAADGLFVVQSALSQQVRKLESELGVQIFNRTTRSVSLTPAGESLVPLLRQVIAGVDQIIVDAQALRGTVTGRLTVGMMEIPSESLDMAALMAMFHARYPDVSVTLRSGGSDLLVQATRDRKLDVAIVGSNVARSGDQISFDHLFSESLVAVLSIQHLLAARPSVSLGELAELPFIDFPPGYGLRHETDRGFAGIQRRVAFEVTRVDEVIHFVCQGLGVALLPESVARNRAQTNASLVLIPVQGAVLRREVHLVAPQAALRSAATNAFIDCVHEHIARKATA